One segment of Candidatus Bathyarchaeota archaeon DNA contains the following:
- the gatE gene encoding Glu-tRNA(Gln) amidotransferase subunit GatE has product MDYGGLGLKVGLEIHQELETRHKLFCRCPPRLFKGDPEYTFKRRLRPSQSELGEVDPAALFEFIQGKTIIYEANRETSCLVEMDEEPPGPLDEEALDTCLIFALMTGSRPVDEIQVMRKIVVDGSNTTGFQRTCVVSVGGSIEAGGRTYALEQICLEEDAARKIDEDDETIRYRIDRLGIPLIEISTAPELHSPKEAEEVALAIGRLLRATGRVRRGLGTIRQDLNISIEGGAQIEIKGLQELELISKVVEYEAQRQLSLLSIASELGGRGVSPSDLKEEFFDLTDLFASMDFPTIREALNGGRRVMALRLPGFGGLLDRELCPNLTLGREMADRARAWGGARMVLHIEELSRDLSSEEISLILSKTMTKEGEALFIVIDEEERCRRSLQALLVRAREAILGVPSETRAPNPDGTTRYTRPRPGAARMYPETDVFPIPITPERIERLRAALPETPQAKLRRLMEGYRLNEKLARQVIDSVYCELFEELAKETKVSPTVIAVTLTETMKSLEREGVRVGGVKEEALRSLFKLMGEGALTKEAIPEILRWISANPEASPEQALEALGLKPISGDELRLLVERQVKENMEMVARMGERAFGPLMGMVMSRVRGRARPEEVQLLLKETLKSISSR; this is encoded by the coding sequence ATGGACTATGGAGGCCTAGGACTTAAGGTCGGCCTAGAGATCCACCAGGAACTGGAGACCAGACATAAGCTGTTCTGCAGGTGTCCGCCGAGGCTCTTCAAGGGAGACCCCGAATATACCTTCAAAAGAAGGCTGAGGCCGAGCCAGAGTGAGCTGGGAGAGGTGGACCCGGCAGCCCTCTTCGAGTTCATCCAAGGAAAGACCATCATATACGAGGCTAATAGGGAGACCTCATGCCTTGTCGAGATGGATGAGGAGCCTCCAGGCCCCCTCGACGAAGAGGCCCTAGACACCTGCCTCATCTTCGCCCTGATGACTGGGTCTAGACCCGTCGATGAGATCCAAGTGATGAGGAAGATTGTCGTAGACGGATCTAACACAACGGGATTCCAGAGAACCTGCGTGGTCTCCGTCGGGGGCTCAATAGAGGCAGGAGGAAGGACCTACGCCCTTGAGCAGATCTGCCTAGAGGAGGATGCCGCGAGGAAGATCGATGAGGATGATGAAACGATAAGGTACAGGATAGACAGGCTTGGTATACCATTGATAGAGATCTCAACAGCTCCTGAACTCCATTCCCCCAAGGAGGCTGAGGAGGTGGCCCTGGCAATAGGTCGCCTCCTAAGAGCCACTGGAAGGGTTCGGAGGGGCCTTGGAACTATAAGGCAGGACCTTAACATCTCCATCGAAGGCGGAGCCCAGATAGAGATAAAGGGGCTCCAAGAGCTCGAACTCATATCCAAGGTCGTGGAGTACGAGGCACAAAGGCAACTGAGCCTTCTATCCATAGCATCCGAGCTAGGTGGCAGGGGGGTCAGCCCATCTGATTTGAAGGAGGAGTTCTTCGATCTCACCGACCTATTCGCCTCGATGGACTTTCCAACGATAAGGGAGGCTTTGAATGGAGGCCGTCGGGTTATGGCCCTCCGTCTCCCAGGGTTTGGAGGCCTACTCGATCGGGAACTCTGCCCAAACCTGACGCTGGGAAGGGAGATGGCAGATAGGGCGAGAGCCTGGGGTGGAGCAAGAATGGTCCTCCATATCGAGGAGCTCTCCAGGGATTTGAGCAGTGAAGAGATCTCATTGATCCTTTCGAAGACAATGACGAAGGAGGGGGAGGCACTCTTCATCGTGATCGATGAGGAGGAGAGGTGCAGGAGAAGCCTCCAAGCCCTCCTGGTAAGGGCTAGAGAGGCGATATTGGGGGTGCCGAGCGAGACTAGGGCGCCAAACCCGGATGGAACGACGCGATACACAAGGCCTAGGCCTGGGGCTGCCAGGATGTACCCCGAGACGGATGTCTTCCCCATACCCATAACACCTGAGAGGATAGAGAGGCTTAGGGCTGCTTTACCTGAGACCCCACAGGCGAAGCTTAGAAGACTGATGGAAGGCTATCGTCTGAACGAGAAACTAGCAAGGCAGGTTATAGACTCCGTCTACTGCGAGCTCTTCGAGGAGTTGGCTAAGGAGACCAAGGTATCTCCAACCGTTATAGCTGTTACCCTCACAGAGACCATGAAGAGCCTCGAGAGGGAGGGGGTTAGGGTGGGAGGGGTTAAAGAGGAGGCGTTGAGGAGCCTATTCAAGCTCATGGGAGAGGGGGCGTTGACTAAGGAGGCCATACCTGAGATTCTGAGATGGATCTCGGCTAATCCTGAGGCTTCTCCCGAGCAGGCTCTGGAGGCTCTTGGGCTTAAACCCATATCCGGAGATGAGCTGAGGCTGCTCGTAGAGAGGCAGGTTAAGGAGAACATGGAGATGGTGGCAAGGATGGGAGAGAGGGCCTTTGGCCCCCTCATGGGGATGGTCATGTCAAGGGTTAGAGGGAGAGCAAGGCCCGAGGAGGTGCAACTCCTACTCAAGGAGACCTTAAAGTCTATATCCTCTCGATAG
- a CDS encoding ATP-binding protein, translating to MDGDILIGYTYSLTGEYPVEEINIILLRDSGLAKGDLVYVNHPKNGSPVVYQVTQVYPRKRVREYEAAMLTEGRLVDDPDWSLHATAYQWGWMDEKGDLRPLRHHIPPQTPVYLAGRDVIERFVRPGGDWKLLLGVDPSSELEVELDMYHLIRQSCLICGSVGSGKTTTAISLIYRASLLNPPVRFFIVDKDGEYGCLVERLPPETAIRVPWRSFFQPSEIPWEDYLSEFGWQKTWWNSKILFRALRSLYSAGNPVTKPNLRRALKSVTPDSIGFGKKETEFESYIQQVLNSINSSRLIPESETAPIDPIELLGSYRIVIMDLSHGKDSWSQKQVVIAQALRRIFNEALENKLFGCVIVLEEAMYYAPQRGVFEIGTKESRSRLLSILKEIATNGGRNGVGLWIVTQRLATVDKTVVTQCANNIICHSLEDLDKQRLAEIVGGEFVNLLGDLPRGEAIVKGTALKCRFPVWVRVLPEVFPSSSTSSPISRFKNMETQTQELEIPPIRPSLRT from the coding sequence ATGGATGGGGATATATTGATAGGATACACCTACAGCCTCACGGGGGAATATCCCGTAGAGGAGATAAACATCATACTGCTTAGGGATTCAGGGCTGGCTAAGGGCGACCTTGTTTATGTGAACCACCCTAAGAACGGGTCTCCAGTGGTCTATCAGGTGACACAGGTCTATCCCAGAAAGAGGGTTAGGGAGTATGAGGCTGCGATGTTGACGGAGGGGAGATTGGTCGATGACCCAGACTGGTCTCTACACGCCACGGCCTACCAATGGGGCTGGATGGATGAGAAGGGAGATCTAAGGCCCCTAAGGCATCATATACCCCCCCAGACCCCCGTCTACCTCGCTGGCAGAGACGTGATAGAGAGGTTTGTGAGGCCCGGTGGGGATTGGAAGCTTCTCCTCGGAGTGGACCCATCCAGCGAACTCGAAGTTGAACTCGACATGTATCACCTCATCAGGCAGTCATGCCTCATATGCGGATCCGTGGGCAGCGGAAAAACCACAACGGCCATATCGCTGATCTACAGGGCATCCCTGCTGAATCCCCCAGTGAGGTTCTTCATAGTAGATAAGGATGGAGAATACGGCTGCCTAGTAGAAAGGTTGCCCCCAGAAACGGCCATAAGGGTACCATGGAGGAGCTTCTTCCAGCCATCGGAGATCCCCTGGGAGGACTACCTCTCAGAGTTCGGATGGCAGAAGACATGGTGGAACTCGAAGATCCTCTTCAGGGCCCTGAGGAGCCTCTACTCGGCTGGTAACCCTGTCACGAAGCCCAATCTCAGGCGGGCCCTAAAATCTGTGACCCCCGACTCAATAGGCTTCGGGAAGAAGGAGACCGAGTTCGAGAGCTACATCCAGCAGGTATTGAACTCAATTAACAGCTCGAGGCTTATCCCAGAGTCCGAGACGGCCCCGATCGATCCCATCGAGCTTCTGGGGAGTTATAGGATAGTGATAATGGATCTCTCCCATGGGAAGGACTCATGGTCCCAGAAACAGGTTGTCATAGCACAGGCCTTGAGGAGGATCTTCAATGAGGCCCTTGAGAACAAGCTCTTCGGATGTGTAATCGTCTTGGAGGAGGCGATGTATTACGCCCCGCAGCGAGGAGTCTTCGAGATAGGAACCAAAGAGAGCAGGTCCAGGCTTCTGAGCATCCTTAAGGAGATAGCTACTAACGGGGGGAGAAATGGGGTTGGGCTCTGGATCGTCACCCAGAGGCTAGCTACGGTTGACAAGACCGTTGTAACCCAATGCGCCAACAACATCATATGCCACTCCCTCGAGGACCTAGACAAGCAGAGGCTGGCGGAGATCGTGGGAGGGGAGTTCGTAAACCTCCTAGGTGACCTCCCGAGGGGAGAGGCCATAGTGAAGGGGACCGCCCTCAAATGTAGGTTTCCAGTATGGGTAAGGGTCCTACCAGAGGTATTCCCGAGCTCCTCGACCTCCAGCCCGATATCGAGATTCAAAAACATGGAGACTCAAACCCAAGAACTTGAGATCCCGCCTATAAGACCAAGCCTTCGCACATAA
- the gatD gene encoding Glu-tRNA(Gln) amidotransferase subunit GatD produces the protein MDEALQGYRGRVREALETAGIKVGDLLRINGRSGTYEGILMPRIETAHDAYIVLKLRSGYNIGIAFEDSMSIERLREAERPHFRPPPIPETKPSLPRVSIISTGGTIASRVDYTTGGVRAAISSRDLLSIIPELSDIAVIDADILFSIFSENMEPSHWSEMARRTAQKIRDGAEGVIITHGTDTMGYSSAALSFALQGLPVPVILVGSQRSSDRPSSDAATNLIGSVKAAIEAPFAEVVLAMHESTSDDSIAFHRGTKVRKCHTSSRYAFRSINSQPLARLKDGRLEMLTDEYRRRGVDELVVRDRFERRVALIKFYPGFDPGILEWLADRGYKGVVLEGTGLGHVGSKCYPSIERLIKEGAAVCMTSQCLWGRVNMRVYSTGRELLRMGVEPLGDMLPETAMVKLMWALGQGEGREEALRLMRLNIAGEYSERTLYEEGET, from the coding sequence ATGGATGAAGCTCTTCAGGGTTATAGGGGGCGCGTGAGGGAGGCCCTAGAGACCGCCGGGATTAAGGTGGGAGACCTGTTGAGGATCAACGGGAGAAGCGGAACCTATGAGGGCATACTGATGCCGAGGATAGAGACAGCCCACGACGCATACATCGTTCTGAAGCTCCGAAGCGGCTACAACATCGGTATAGCCTTCGAGGATTCCATGAGCATAGAACGCTTGAGAGAGGCTGAGAGGCCTCACTTCAGGCCCCCACCCATCCCTGAGACCAAGCCTAGCCTACCAAGGGTGAGCATAATAAGCACAGGAGGAACGATAGCGAGCAGGGTAGACTATACCACTGGAGGAGTAAGAGCAGCCATAAGCTCCAGGGACCTCCTAAGCATAATACCCGAGCTCTCGGATATCGCTGTTATAGACGCCGATATACTCTTCTCGATATTCAGCGAGAACATGGAGCCAAGCCACTGGTCGGAGATGGCCAGGAGGACAGCCCAGAAGATAAGGGATGGGGCGGAAGGTGTTATCATAACCCATGGTACTGATACAATGGGCTACTCATCAGCAGCCTTGAGCTTCGCCCTCCAGGGCCTCCCAGTTCCCGTCATCCTCGTTGGCTCCCAGAGGAGCTCTGACAGGCCCAGCTCCGACGCCGCCACAAACCTAATAGGCTCGGTCAAGGCGGCTATCGAGGCCCCCTTCGCGGAGGTGGTCCTAGCCATGCACGAATCCACCTCCGACGACAGCATAGCCTTCCACAGGGGGACGAAGGTGAGAAAATGTCATACGAGCAGCAGGTATGCCTTCAGATCGATAAACTCACAGCCCTTGGCTAGGCTCAAAGATGGCCGATTAGAGATGCTTACAGACGAGTATAGGAGGAGGGGGGTGGACGAGCTTGTTGTAAGGGATAGGTTTGAGAGGAGGGTTGCCCTAATCAAGTTCTATCCCGGATTCGACCCTGGAATTCTAGAATGGCTCGCCGACAGGGGATACAAGGGGGTCGTGTTGGAGGGGACGGGGCTCGGGCACGTGGGCTCCAAGTGCTACCCCTCCATAGAGAGGCTGATCAAGGAGGGGGCGGCCGTCTGCATGACCTCCCAGTGCCTCTGGGGGAGAGTTAATATGAGGGTCTACTCCACGGGGAGGGAACTCCTAAGGATGGGGGTTGAACCCTTAGGGGATATGCTGCCGGAGACGGCCATGGTGAAGCTCATGTGGGCTCTAGGGCAGGGGGAAGGGAGGGAGGAGGCGCTGAGGCTGATGAGGCTGAACATAGCCGGGGAATACTCAGAGCGGACTCTATATGAGGAGGGTGAAACCTAA
- a CDS encoding DNA double-strand break repair nuclease NurA, giving the protein MRGGRRQVESGFAQNPPETMNLRLCLEIRNLIFKELTSSVREEGSRVRELASRVRRELEIFKMRKLEPYREVSGADAGSQTLPLASRRYAVVSALVYTHPHGERYFRDPEPLILPYTVPNDRFEGTLSLRRESKLFETACSFIDDGWRPQLLLVDGPLAFSDLWSRFGRGREISRLVEAVNGLMERCGEKGIILAGVVKRPSSRHIIHLLGLQEETDLSDSFLLLHALRPGERTGLFSTRAERPRTIGSTLLPEAIRHPIYSFYGRFSGDWSIPPLRLDLPDLSLSHLEDVAGYCYSSSFWNGIPFPILKADEEVRISKRFMSEIYAEAVARIGRLTGEVSLLAPFWGEGRWMGIY; this is encoded by the coding sequence ATGAGGGGTGGGAGACGGCAGGTTGAGAGCGGCTTCGCCCAGAATCCACCCGAAACCATGAACCTTAGACTCTGCCTAGAGATAAGGAACCTGATCTTCAAAGAACTCACGAGCAGCGTTAGGGAAGAGGGATCAAGGGTTAGGGAGCTCGCCTCCAGGGTCAGGCGTGAACTGGAGATCTTTAAGATGAGGAAGCTTGAGCCCTACAGGGAGGTCTCAGGGGCGGACGCGGGCAGCCAGACTTTACCTCTAGCATCAAGGCGGTACGCCGTCGTCAGCGCCCTTGTATACACCCACCCCCATGGAGAGAGGTATTTTAGGGATCCTGAGCCATTGATCCTACCATACACAGTCCCAAATGATAGGTTTGAGGGTACTCTGAGCCTGAGGAGAGAATCCAAGCTCTTCGAGACCGCCTGCAGCTTCATAGACGATGGTTGGAGGCCCCAGCTCCTACTCGTCGACGGCCCTCTAGCATTCAGCGACCTCTGGAGCAGGTTTGGAAGGGGTAGAGAGATATCAAGGCTGGTTGAGGCAGTAAACGGTCTCATGGAAAGATGCGGGGAGAAGGGCATAATACTGGCAGGGGTCGTTAAACGCCCATCTTCTCGGCATATAATCCACCTTCTTGGGCTCCAAGAGGAGACCGACTTATCCGACTCCTTCCTATTGCTACACGCCCTGAGACCGGGAGAGAGGACAGGCCTATTCTCCACAAGAGCCGAGAGGCCGCGAACCATAGGCTCCACCCTCCTACCCGAAGCGATTAGGCATCCGATATACTCCTTTTATGGGAGGTTCTCAGGAGACTGGTCCATCCCACCATTGAGGCTAGATCTGCCTGACCTCTCCCTAAGCCATCTCGAAGATGTGGCCGGCTACTGCTACAGCTCAAGCTTCTGGAACGGTATCCCCTTCCCGATCCTAAAGGCCGATGAGGAGGTCCGCATCTCTAAGAGGTTTATGAGTGAGATCTATGCCGAGGCCGTCGCCCGGATTGGGCGTCTAACGGGTGAGGTCTCCCTCCTAGCTCCATTCTGGGGTGAGGGTAGATGGATGGGGATATATTGA
- a CDS encoding antibiotic biosynthesis monooxygenase: MFIVVYNLKIPPERAARYIQIEKEMAGIYNEHGCLGVEIYRDAVDPQNWMEVYRFRDKEHYEEVVHSVVKDPRIEGLTKAFTSLLDGEENRPRKGVYFRMI, translated from the coding sequence CCTCCCGAGAGGGCTGCGAGATATATCCAAATAGAGAAGGAGATGGCCGGGATCTACAACGAACATGGCTGTCTAGGCGTTGAGATATACCGGGATGCGGTAGACCCCCAAAACTGGATGGAGGTCTACAGGTTCAGGGATAAAGAGCACTACGAGGAGGTCGTCCACTCCGTCGTAAAGGACCCTAGAATAGAGGGTTTGACAAAGGCCTTCACCTCCCTGTTGGATGGAGAGGAGAATAGGCCCAGAAAGGGAGTATACTTCAGGATGATATAG
- a CDS encoding winged helix-turn-helix transcriptional regulator, with protein MTQEAVKDLREKMNALLTIQKAPSQFAILSHLLSTRRTMTIKELSTELNLTPKAAERAMAKLLEKGLIQRTPFRDGGYTCDSNIILLSLLLATSEIYEKLSRMEATSGA; from the coding sequence TTGACCCAGGAGGCTGTGAAGGATCTAAGGGAAAAGATGAACGCCCTCCTAACAATTCAGAAGGCACCCAGCCAGTTCGCCATACTGTCTCATCTGTTAAGTACCAGGAGGACGATGACGATAAAGGAGCTCTCGACGGAGCTGAACCTCACCCCTAAGGCGGCCGAGAGGGCTATGGCCAAGCTCCTGGAGAAGGGCCTGATACAGAGAACCCCCTTCAGGGATGGTGGGTACACCTGTGACAGTAATATAATCCTCCTCTCACTCCTACTCGCCACATCCGAAATCTATGAAAAACTCAGCAGGATGGAGGCTACCTCCGGAGCCTAG
- a CDS encoding winged helix-turn-helix transcriptional regulator — protein MTGSEELEGLKRADTQRLVLLRLVEKGEQMSSRELSKELSLSLNAVNIALFNLHNKGLVDRVSRGVYKYKLGPILVMLLKDYFER, from the coding sequence TTGACGGGTTCCGAGGAGTTGGAGGGACTGAAGAGGGCGGATACACAGCGTCTGGTCCTCTTAAGGCTTGTGGAGAAGGGGGAGCAGATGTCCTCCAGAGAGCTTTCAAAGGAACTCTCCCTCTCCCTGAACGCGGTCAACATAGCCCTCTTCAACCTCCACAACAAGGGGCTGGTGGACAGGGTCTCGAGGGGGGTCTACAAGTATAAGCTTGGGCCAATATTGGTTATGCTACTAAAAGACTACTTCGAGAGGTAG
- a CDS encoding winged helix-turn-helix transcriptional regulator: protein MEELLDRVTRELSFDTSPFKILTYLSFRGASLPSQIAEETGIPPGTVRPALRSLLEKGFVIQQDDGAYRSKIAFTDIISDLYLRCTVKKQ, encoded by the coding sequence ATGGAGGAGCTGTTAGATAGGGTTACAAGGGAGCTGTCCTTTGATACAAGTCCGTTTAAAATTCTGACGTATCTCTCTTTCAGGGGGGCGAGCCTGCCCTCGCAAATAGCCGAGGAGACCGGGATCCCCCCTGGCACCGTGCGCCCCGCCTTGAGATCCCTGCTCGAGAAGGGATTTGTGATACAGCAGGATGACGGGGCCTATAGGTCTAAGATCGCCTTCACGGATATAATATCGGATCTATACTTGAGATGTACAGTGAAGAAGCAGTAG